A genomic window from Sulfurospirillum multivorans DSM 12446 includes:
- the coaBC gene encoding bifunctional phosphopantothenoylcysteine decarboxylase/phosphopantothenate--cysteine ligase CoaBC yields the protein MRNNQLAGKKILLGVTGSIAIYKALELIRLFIKAGAEVKVLMSEDAKRFITPLTFEAISQNKVLHSDTESWSEGLSHIHTGKWADLFVIAPASVNTINKLSHGIADNLMTQTAIAFTKTIVIAPSANTNMMLNAITQESLLKLETLGYEIIAPQSKLLACNDEGVGALADVEQIFYHCARLLLKEAFWSEREVVITGGGTMEKIDDVRCLTNFSSGKQASALALAFYLRGANVTLISSGETPQINAINILHVKSTAELQAALLSQMQYVTKNEKTPYLLMAAAVSDYVPIKTHEGKLKKEELGETYTLELKRNVDVLTSLPKRGFKMVGFKAEIDESKALANAGKMLEKKGLDAVCLNVLKEQNSFGSTKNEVHFITASHVQKFALAGKFEIAEHIVEQCSHL from the coding sequence ATGCGAAATAATCAACTTGCAGGGAAAAAAATCCTTTTAGGGGTCACCGGTAGCATTGCGATTTACAAAGCCTTGGAGCTCATTCGCCTTTTCATCAAAGCGGGTGCAGAAGTCAAAGTGCTGATGAGCGAAGATGCGAAGCGCTTTATAACACCGCTCACCTTTGAGGCGATCAGCCAAAACAAGGTTTTACATAGTGACACGGAAAGCTGGAGCGAAGGGCTGAGTCACATTCACACGGGCAAATGGGCAGACCTGTTTGTGATTGCCCCAGCTTCGGTCAATACGATCAATAAACTCAGCCATGGCATTGCGGACAATCTTATGACGCAAACGGCGATTGCTTTTACCAAAACGATTGTGATTGCCCCTTCGGCCAATACCAATATGATGCTCAATGCCATCACCCAAGAGAGCCTTTTAAAGCTTGAAACGCTCGGCTACGAGATCATCGCACCCCAATCCAAACTGCTCGCGTGCAATGACGAAGGTGTGGGTGCGCTTGCAGATGTTGAGCAGATTTTCTACCACTGCGCACGGTTGCTGCTTAAAGAAGCTTTTTGGAGTGAGCGCGAAGTCGTTATCACCGGTGGTGGAACGATGGAAAAGATCGATGATGTCAGATGTTTGACCAACTTTTCCAGTGGAAAACAGGCCTCTGCGCTTGCGCTTGCGTTTTACCTCAGAGGTGCCAATGTAACGCTGATCAGCAGTGGCGAAACCCCTCAGATCAACGCCATCAATATTTTACATGTAAAGAGTACGGCAGAGCTTCAAGCCGCCCTTCTTTCGCAGATGCAGTATGTCACCAAAAACGAGAAAACGCCCTATCTTTTGATGGCAGCGGCGGTGAGCGATTATGTGCCCATCAAAACCCACGAAGGCAAACTCAAAAAAGAGGAGCTTGGAGAGACGTACACCCTAGAGCTCAAACGCAACGTCGATGTGCTCACATCACTTCCCAAACGAGGCTTTAAAATGGTGGGTTTTAAAGCGGAGATAGATGAGAGTAAAGCACTTGCCAATGCAGGAAAAATGCTAGAGAAAAAAGGGTTAGACGCCGTATGCCTCAATGTACTCAAAGAGCAAAATAGCTTTGGAAGTACCAAAAATGAGGTTCATTTTATCACCGCATCGCATGTTCAAAAATTTGCTCTTGCAGGTAAATTTGAAATTGCAGAACATATTGTGGAGCAGTGTTCACACCTATGA
- the glmU gene encoding bifunctional UDP-N-acetylglucosamine diphosphorylase/glucosamine-1-phosphate N-acetyltransferase GlmU, which produces MNISIAIMAAGLGTRMKSTLPKVLHEISGFEMLYHIIKESQKISDDIHVILYHQADLVQERMNRYFSNINYIIQDHQNFPGTGGAIRGVTPKYERLLVLNGDMPLLEAETMQNFTHLDADVVMSAFTCKEPFGYGRVIMDASLNVQRIVEEKDASAEEKRVTAVNAGVYLFKTDFLNENLSKLSNHNSQKEYYITDLIALANAENKSVKALFVDEATFMGVNSKYHLSQAEELMQERIKRRFMEQGVSMRLPQTIYIEADVQMSGECKLENGVSLLKGTVLENAHIKAHSVIEKSVIKNSDIGPMARVRPDSIIEDTHIGNFVEIKKSTLKGVKAGHLSYLGDATIDEGTNIGCGTITCNYDGKAKYQTIIGKNVFVGSDSQLIAPVSIGDDVLIASGTTVTKNIPKGALAINREPLKIIEGFFYKFFGKKDAK; this is translated from the coding sequence ATGAATATTTCGATTGCAATTATGGCGGCGGGCTTAGGCACGCGCATGAAATCAACCCTTCCCAAAGTTCTTCACGAGATCAGCGGTTTTGAAATGCTCTACCACATCATCAAAGAATCTCAAAAGATCAGCGACGACATTCACGTCATTTTATACCACCAAGCAGACCTTGTGCAAGAGCGTATGAACCGCTACTTTTCCAACATTAATTACATTATCCAAGATCATCAAAACTTCCCAGGAACGGGCGGAGCGATCCGTGGGGTTACACCAAAGTATGAGCGATTACTCGTGCTCAATGGCGATATGCCTCTGCTTGAAGCGGAAACTATGCAAAATTTTACACATTTGGACGCTGACGTTGTGATGAGTGCCTTTACATGTAAAGAGCCTTTTGGCTATGGTCGCGTCATCATGGATGCTTCTTTAAACGTGCAAAGAATCGTTGAAGAGAAAGATGCGAGCGCGGAAGAGAAGAGAGTAACGGCGGTGAATGCAGGCGTTTACCTCTTTAAAACCGACTTTTTAAACGAGAATCTTTCCAAACTTTCCAATCACAATAGCCAAAAAGAGTACTACATCACCGATTTGATCGCTTTAGCCAATGCAGAGAATAAAAGCGTGAAAGCGCTTTTTGTCGATGAAGCGACGTTTATGGGTGTCAATTCTAAATACCATCTCTCGCAAGCTGAAGAATTGATGCAAGAGCGCATCAAACGTCGTTTTATGGAACAAGGGGTGAGTATGCGCCTGCCTCAAACGATCTACATTGAAGCCGATGTCCAGATGAGCGGCGAATGCAAGCTTGAAAACGGTGTTTCGCTGCTTAAAGGCACGGTGCTTGAAAATGCACATATCAAAGCGCATTCGGTCATTGAAAAAAGTGTGATTAAAAACTCTGACATTGGACCGATGGCGCGTGTTCGACCTGACTCAATCATCGAAGATACCCACATCGGGAACTTTGTTGAGATCAAAAAATCAACGCTTAAAGGTGTTAAAGCAGGCCACCTCAGTTACCTAGGGGACGCAACCATTGATGAGGGAACAAACATCGGCTGTGGAACGATTACATGTAATTACGATGGCAAAGCCAAATACCAAACGATCATCGGCAAAAATGTCTTTGTGGGCAGTGACTCACAACTGATCGCACCCGTGAGTATTGGCGATGATGTTTTGATTGCTTCAGGAACAACGGTTACCAAGAACATCCCAAAAGGAGCCCTAGCGATCAACAGAGAACCCCTTAAAATCATAGAGGGCTTCTTCTACAAATTCTTCGGGAAAAAAGATGCGAAATAA
- the fliP gene encoding flagellar type III secretion system pore protein FliP (The bacterial flagellar biogenesis protein FliP forms a type III secretion system (T3SS)-type pore required for flagellar assembly.) gives MVFMSPLAFGADTIPTVNLSLSAPDTPQQLVTSLNLVLVLTILTLAPSLVFMMTSFLRLLIVFSFLRQALGTQQMPPSQVMVSLAMILTFFIMEPVMKESYDVAVKPYLEEKMGYQEAFEKGAAPFKAFMIRNTREKDLALFFRIRNLENPKNIEDVPLTVAMPAFMISELKTAFEIGFLLYLPFLVIDMVVSSVLMAMGMMMLPPVMISLPFKLLIFVLVDGWNLLVQRLVESFH, from the coding sequence ATGGTGTTTATGTCACCGCTCGCGTTTGGTGCCGACACGATCCCTACCGTTAACCTCTCTTTAAGTGCGCCCGATACACCCCAACAGCTCGTGACCAGCCTAAACCTTGTTCTTGTTTTAACGATTTTGACCCTCGCACCTTCATTGGTGTTTATGATGACCAGTTTTTTACGTCTTCTCATCGTTTTTTCATTCCTGCGACAAGCACTTGGAACGCAACAGATGCCACCGTCTCAAGTCATGGTCTCTTTGGCGATGATCTTGACCTTTTTCATTATGGAACCCGTGATGAAAGAGTCGTACGACGTGGCGGTCAAACCTTATTTAGAAGAAAAAATGGGCTATCAAGAGGCGTTTGAGAAAGGTGCTGCGCCGTTTAAAGCCTTTATGATTCGCAATACCCGTGAGAAAGATTTAGCGCTTTTCTTTCGGATTCGTAACCTTGAAAATCCTAAAAATATCGAAGATGTACCTTTAACCGTAGCGATGCCTGCGTTTATGATCAGCGAGCTTAAGACCGCTTTTGAGATCGGCTTTTTGCTCTATCTGCCTTTTTTGGTTATCGACATGGTGGTGAGTTCTGTTTTGATGGCGATGGGTATGATGATGTTGCCGCCGGTTATGATCTCCTTGCCGTTTAAACTGCTCATTTTTGTATTGGTCGATGGGTGGAATTTGCTGGTGCAACGACTTGTGGAGAGTTTCCATTAA
- a CDS encoding D-hexose-6-phosphate mutarotase produces MWRVSINAQYLISNDLFFEIHHPLFDAILLKQGAQLIHFQPKGGEPFFWSAKRSTFQKGKAFRGGIPLCWPWFGKIGTPAHGFARIVEWEMAQYVENEEGVQLIFELRDNAFTRSLWDYAFNARLEMNLGHDVELCLHVNAEKESTAALHTYLTCQNIHDVTVMGLGSAYNDALQGGVACETKEPVLHVTHSIDRVYTMPEATTLLCEKDRILSITHKNHSDVVVWNPWREGESSFADMNENDYTQMLCIESARISKPLACEDRLHVKIASL; encoded by the coding sequence TTGTGGAGAGTTTCCATTAACGCGCAATACCTTATCTCAAACGATCTTTTCTTTGAGATTCACCATCCGCTTTTTGATGCGATCCTCCTTAAACAAGGTGCGCAACTCATTCACTTTCAACCCAAAGGTGGTGAGCCATTTTTTTGGAGTGCTAAGCGTTCAACGTTTCAAAAAGGCAAAGCATTTCGGGGTGGCATTCCTCTGTGTTGGCCTTGGTTTGGCAAAATAGGCACGCCTGCACATGGATTTGCGCGCATTGTGGAGTGGGAAATGGCGCAGTATGTTGAAAATGAAGAGGGCGTTCAGCTGATTTTTGAGTTACGAGATAATGCGTTTACGAGGTCGTTGTGGGATTATGCGTTTAATGCACGGCTTGAGATGAACTTGGGACATGATGTTGAATTGTGTTTACATGTAAACGCTGAAAAAGAGAGTACGGCGGCACTTCATACGTACCTTACATGTCAAAACATTCATGATGTAACGGTGATGGGGTTGGGTAGCGCCTACAACGATGCTTTGCAAGGTGGTGTGGCGTGTGAAACTAAAGAGCCTGTTTTACATGTAACCCATTCCATCGATAGAGTCTACACCATGCCCGAAGCGACTACGTTACTTTGCGAAAAGGATCGAATCTTGAGTATCACGCATAAAAATCACAGCGATGTGGTGGTGTGGAATCCTTGGCGTGAGGGCGAAAGCAGTTTTGCTGATATGAATGAGAATGATTACACACAAATGCTCTGCATCGAGAGTGCTCGCATTTCCAAGCCTTTGGCGTGTGAAGATCGTTTACATGTAAAGATTGCGTCGCTTTAA
- a CDS encoding winged helix-turn-helix transcriptional regulator: MYLVNGKAYTCAIAIAQDIFNDKWKLGIIWHLLSGEKRYKELFEEVCEITQKTLTVKLRELEEKGIIAREAFPEIPPKVVYSLTPIGEKLRPVLNEMFDWGIDYVTVCGAFSEGTVCEPKLSKKA, from the coding sequence ATGTATTTAGTTAATGGAAAAGCGTACACCTGTGCCATTGCCATCGCACAAGACATTTTTAACGATAAATGGAAACTAGGCATTATTTGGCATCTACTCTCGGGAGAAAAACGTTACAAAGAGCTTTTTGAAGAGGTGTGTGAGATTACGCAAAAAACCCTGACCGTGAAACTTCGGGAGCTCGAAGAAAAAGGTATTATAGCGCGTGAAGCGTTTCCTGAAATTCCACCCAAAGTGGTCTATTCACTCACCCCAATTGGCGAGAAATTACGCCCTGTGCTCAATGAAATGTTTGATTGGGGCATTGATTATGTCACCGTGTGTGGCGCCTTTAGCGAAGGAACGGTGTGCGAACCCAAACTCTCTAAAAAGGCGTGA
- a CDS encoding NAD(P)H-dependent oxidoreductase, with the protein MKNVLIINGHQKYPVVAEGKLTQFYIDTATEFFHKAGYAIKHSEVEGDYDVKEEVEKFAWADIILFQFPTYWMGVPWLAKKYIDEIFSTGQGTVTYENDGRTRSDATKRYGSGGLMQGKQYMLSITYNCPTSEFNDKEGFFSGLSLDEANVATHKTFQFCSAEPLETFSVHDIFKGDLDLEKEKVRFMAHLEKTFK; encoded by the coding sequence ATGAAAAATGTACTGATTATCAACGGGCATCAAAAATACCCTGTGGTTGCAGAGGGGAAACTCACACAGTTTTACATCGACACCGCCACAGAGTTTTTTCACAAAGCAGGCTATGCCATCAAACACAGTGAGGTTGAGGGCGATTATGACGTCAAAGAAGAGGTTGAAAAATTTGCATGGGCCGATATTATCCTCTTTCAATTCCCAACCTACTGGATGGGCGTGCCTTGGCTGGCTAAAAAATACATTGATGAGATTTTTTCCACAGGTCAAGGAACCGTCACCTATGAGAACGATGGCAGAACCAGAAGTGACGCAACCAAACGCTACGGAAGCGGTGGCTTGATGCAAGGAAAACAGTATATGCTCTCCATCACCTACAACTGCCCAACGTCAGAATTTAACGATAAAGAGGGCTTTTTCAGCGGACTCAGCCTTGATGAAGCCAATGTTGCAACGCATAAAACCTTCCAATTTTGTAGCGCAGAACCGCTTGAAACCTTCTCCGTGCATGACATTTTTAAAGGCGATTTGGATTTGGAAAAAGAGAAAGTACGCTTTATGGCTCATTTGGAAAAAACTTTCAAATAA
- a CDS encoding M48 family metallopeptidase: MITFEGEYFDGKTSRPTSVSIEVGETELFMHTPTRYSSFALKEIKIDPMVGSASSIVYLPHHQEIHSHDLEALRALEQQLKQKSPEYLAHYFESKLRYVFATLVFTIALLGAGFFYGIPTVAAYVARVVPENIKLMMDKESLALLDKMYLKETLLPIERQTAITEQLNRFCATTHCAPFQLLFRSSPILGANAFALAGQSMVVTDQLVEKAEHDAEIVAVLAHELGHINASHTLKMALQAMGSGVLIVMITGDVSTFSDLATGIPLLLIQQGYSREMEEEADAFALQGLLKAKISPHYFATILERIDPDANASKTPFASHPETRKRIQPFLDASSL, encoded by the coding sequence ATGATCACGTTTGAAGGAGAGTATTTCGATGGCAAAACTTCTCGTCCCACCAGTGTCAGCATTGAAGTGGGCGAAACAGAGCTTTTTATGCACACGCCCACACGCTACTCCTCTTTTGCACTCAAAGAGATCAAAATAGACCCGATGGTGGGCAGTGCAAGCAGTATCGTCTACCTTCCTCACCATCAAGAAATACACAGCCATGATCTTGAGGCACTTCGTGCACTGGAACAGCAACTCAAACAAAAATCACCTGAATACCTTGCCCACTATTTTGAGAGCAAACTACGTTATGTGTTCGCGACGTTGGTCTTTACCATTGCTCTTTTGGGTGCAGGATTTTTTTACGGCATTCCCACCGTTGCCGCTTATGTTGCGCGCGTTGTTCCTGAAAACATTAAACTGATGATGGATAAAGAGAGTCTTGCCCTCCTTGATAAGATGTATCTCAAAGAGACGCTTTTACCGATAGAGCGACAAACGGCCATCACGGAACAGCTCAATCGTTTTTGCGCCACAACTCACTGTGCTCCGTTTCAACTGCTCTTTCGCAGTAGCCCAATTTTAGGCGCCAACGCGTTTGCCCTTGCGGGTCAAAGTATGGTTGTGACTGATCAATTGGTTGAAAAAGCAGAACATGATGCTGAGATTGTGGCTGTTTTAGCACATGAACTAGGGCATATCAACGCGTCACATACGCTTAAAATGGCACTTCAAGCGATGGGTTCAGGTGTTTTGATCGTGATGATAACAGGCGATGTGAGTACGTTTTCAGACCTTGCGACAGGCATTCCACTGTTGCTGATTCAACAAGGCTATTCTAGGGAAATGGAAGAGGAAGCCGATGCGTTTGCGCTTCAAGGACTTTTAAAAGCGAAGATTTCTCCGCACTATTTTGCGACGATATTAGAGCGCATTGACCCCGATGCCAATGCATCCAAAACGCCTTTTGCAAGTCATCCTGAAACGCGCAAACGCATTCAGCCTTTTTTGGATGCATCCAGCTTGTAA
- a CDS encoding YjgN family protein, with the protein MHSIKHYAVDFTGRGSEYFRIWIVNIALSIITLGIYSAWAKVRTMRWFYGHTFLDNHSFSYLATPMQILKGRLIAATLLILYVGTSKFAPLVSTLIIVAIGIASPWIIVAALRFGARQSAYRGLRFNFTGTVGEAAKVYLLMPVLTIITFGLALPYVAYTQLKFLATHYAYGTTTTSYSGSSKPFWKLYLFTLAFLAVVWGMIGALIYAYMVTHPALSPETHKQMIGLAISVGLLAFYITIPIAVAIIKTQTINLFYNHLHLEDVRFHSTQRVRDVLWIYATNLLLIMITFGVYIPFASVRLARYRSLHLEIIAANLDEFAVQSFATTTAVGSEISDLFDMDIGVA; encoded by the coding sequence ATGCATTCAATCAAACATTACGCTGTGGATTTTACGGGACGTGGTAGCGAATATTTTCGCATCTGGATTGTCAATATTGCGCTGAGCATCATTACACTTGGGATTTACTCTGCGTGGGCAAAAGTACGAACCATGCGCTGGTTTTATGGGCATACGTTTTTGGATAACCACTCCTTTTCGTATTTAGCGACACCCATGCAAATTCTCAAAGGAAGGTTGATTGCGGCAACACTGTTGATTCTTTATGTGGGAACATCCAAATTTGCACCGCTGGTGAGTACGCTTATCATTGTCGCCATTGGTATCGCTTCACCATGGATTATTGTTGCTGCCCTTCGTTTTGGCGCACGCCAAAGTGCCTATCGAGGGTTGCGATTTAATTTTACGGGAACGGTAGGAGAAGCGGCAAAAGTGTACCTTTTAATGCCTGTTCTTACCATCATCACCTTTGGACTTGCTTTGCCTTATGTTGCCTACACGCAACTCAAATTTTTAGCCACTCATTATGCGTATGGTACGACAACAACTTCTTACAGTGGATCATCAAAACCTTTTTGGAAACTCTATCTTTTCACCCTCGCCTTTTTAGCTGTGGTTTGGGGCATGATAGGGGCACTGATTTATGCTTACATGGTAACGCATCCTGCCCTTTCACCTGAGACACACAAACAGATGATTGGGCTGGCGATCTCAGTTGGGCTCTTAGCCTTTTATATCACGATTCCCATCGCCGTCGCTATCATCAAAACACAAACGATCAATCTTTTTTACAACCATCTGCATTTAGAAGACGTTCGTTTTCATTCAACCCAACGCGTTCGTGATGTTTTATGGATTTATGCCACCAATCTTTTGCTGATTATGATCACGTTTGGAGTGTACATCCCATTTGCGAGTGTGCGTTTAGCGCGTTATCGCTCACTTCATCTTGAAATCATTGCCGCTAATTTAGATGAATTTGCCGTACAATCGTTTGCCACAACAACCGCTGTTGGCTCTGAAATATCAGATCTGTTTGATATGGATATTGGTGTGGCATGA
- a CDS encoding thiamine-binding protein, producing MSVLMEFSMFPLEGEGSKSADVARIVEMIHENGYSYKLTPMSTVVETPTMSEALKLVEQAYALLEACGRVYACLKFDIRPNRTDGMHQKIESVQNKLDCLITI from the coding sequence ATGAGCGTTTTAATGGAATTTAGTATGTTTCCTCTTGAAGGTGAAGGCAGTAAAAGTGCCGATGTGGCGCGCATTGTCGAGATGATTCATGAGAATGGCTACAGCTATAAACTGACTCCCATGAGTACGGTGGTTGAGACACCTACGATGAGCGAAGCGCTAAAATTGGTCGAGCAAGCCTATGCCCTGCTTGAAGCGTGCGGGCGTGTGTATGCGTGTTTGAAATTTGACATACGACCTAACCGCACAGATGGCATGCACCAAAAAATTGAATCGGTGCAAAACAAGCTGGATTGTTTGATTACGATTTAA
- a CDS encoding MgtC/SapB family protein, giving the protein MDTLVFQNIIIAIVLGLIIGLQREMNLLYANRQKDFGGARTFALIALIGYLSAWLNASVPYLLIASTSVLGALLMGAYILNRTPTENGMTTEFSALVVFLIGALLAYEKMALAVFVAMSVLFILNLKEKIQTYEKVIEKQDLSAMILFLMMSFVILPLFPDEPLDPWGYFNLYNIWLMVVLVAGISFLGYIAVRLVGAKHGIGLAGLLGGIVSSTAVALSLARRSKENPSLSKNLAIGVGLACSIMLFRIYIELLIINAALAHEILYPVLIASGVGYLYLGFIYVTTEKEKIIQETVFKNPFQLSEALILGVLFGAVIALVKFANTSFGELGVYIISFISGLTDTDAIALSLASLSNNGLDTTTALNAITLAIIANSLLKSIIVFLLGTRRIASYVGGYLVLTIGTFCGAYYALS; this is encoded by the coding sequence ATGGATACGCTTGTTTTTCAAAACATCATTATCGCTATTGTTCTTGGGCTGATCATTGGGTTGCAACGTGAAATGAACCTTTTGTATGCCAACCGCCAGAAAGATTTTGGAGGGGCACGCACTTTTGCGCTCATCGCACTCATTGGCTATCTCTCTGCGTGGCTCAATGCGTCTGTTCCTTACCTGCTTATTGCGTCTACATCTGTTTTAGGCGCTCTTCTGATGGGTGCGTATATTCTCAATCGAACACCTACAGAAAACGGCATGACCACAGAGTTTTCAGCGTTGGTGGTTTTTCTCATAGGCGCCCTGCTCGCGTATGAGAAAATGGCACTGGCTGTTTTTGTTGCTATGAGTGTCCTTTTTATCCTCAATCTTAAAGAGAAAATCCAGACCTATGAAAAAGTGATTGAGAAACAAGATCTGAGCGCGATGATTCTTTTTTTGATGATGAGCTTTGTTATTTTGCCGCTTTTCCCCGATGAACCGCTTGATCCTTGGGGCTATTTCAATCTTTACAATATCTGGCTCATGGTCGTTTTGGTCGCAGGCATCTCTTTTTTAGGCTACATCGCCGTACGCCTTGTGGGGGCTAAACATGGTATTGGTTTAGCAGGTCTGTTAGGAGGTATTGTCTCCTCAACCGCCGTAGCACTCAGCCTTGCACGACGTTCCAAAGAGAATCCTTCGCTTTCTAAAAATCTGGCTATTGGGGTAGGACTTGCCTGCTCCATCATGCTTTTTCGTATTTACATCGAGCTTCTTATCATCAATGCCGCGCTGGCTCATGAGATTTTGTACCCTGTTTTGATCGCTTCTGGTGTGGGGTATCTCTATCTTGGATTTATCTACGTTACCACAGAAAAAGAGAAAATCATTCAAGAAACCGTGTTTAAAAACCCGTTTCAACTCTCCGAAGCGCTTATTTTAGGAGTTTTATTTGGCGCTGTCATCGCTTTAGTCAAATTTGCAAACACTTCCTTTGGTGAATTAGGTGTTTATATTATCTCCTTTATTTCAGGTCTAACGGACACCGATGCGATAGCACTCTCCCTTGCCTCCTTGTCCAACAATGGACTGGATACAACAACCGCATTAAACGCTATTACGCTTGCGATCATCGCCAATTCATTGCTTAAAAGTATCATTGTTTTTCTACTGGGCACACGCCGCATTGCCTCGTATGTTGGTGGCTATCTCGTGCTGACGATTGGAACATTTTGTGGTGCTTATTATGCACTCTCGTAG
- a CDS encoding YgiQ family radical SAM protein gives MFLPTTHEEMMDRGWQQLDIILITSDAYIDSPYMGVSVVGRVLEKAGYKVGIIGQPDVTCKDDIARLGEPKLFWGVSGGSVDSMVSNYTATKRFRNSDDYTPGGINNKRPDRASLVYTNLIRQHFKETVPIMLGGIEASLRRVTHYDFWSNKLRKPILFDAKADYLLYGMSDHSIVEFADALKKEIEPLHVKGLCYISKEPNEAFLALPSHQECLDDKLKFMDMFDIFYHNNDPISAKGLCQKVDSRYLIQNPPALYLTTEEMDEVSALPFMRDVHPYHKKEGAVKALETIKFSISTHQGCYGECSFCAISVHQGRTIRSRSENSILNEAKHFTTYKDFKGIISDLGGPTANMYGYECHKKVTKGTCEEKSCMFPKLCKALKPTHKKQLDLLRKVRSLPGIKKAFVASGIRYDLISEDKAYGYEYLKEIVEHHLSGQMKIAPEHIDDEILALMGKPGKESLVEFKALFDRLSRESGKKQFLTYYLIAAHPGCEEKHMHSLKQFASNVLKINPEQAQIFTPTPSTYATLMYYTGLHPVTRKPLFVEKDMQKKERQKEIVVSKERKYYSGLDS, from the coding sequence ATGTTTTTACCCACCACACACGAAGAGATGATGGATCGAGGTTGGCAACAACTCGACATCATTTTGATCACCTCCGATGCCTATATTGATAGTCCCTATATGGGCGTTTCGGTTGTAGGTCGTGTGTTAGAAAAGGCGGGGTATAAAGTCGGCATCATCGGGCAACCTGATGTTACATGTAAAGATGATATTGCACGCCTTGGAGAACCAAAGCTTTTTTGGGGTGTCAGTGGCGGCAGTGTGGACTCGATGGTGTCCAACTACACGGCGACAAAACGGTTTCGCAACAGCGATGACTACACACCTGGTGGCATTAACAACAAACGCCCCGACCGTGCCAGTTTGGTCTACACCAACCTCATCCGCCAACACTTTAAAGAGACCGTTCCTATTATGCTTGGTGGCATTGAAGCCAGTCTGCGACGTGTCACACACTATGATTTTTGGAGCAATAAACTTCGCAAACCCATTTTATTTGATGCCAAAGCCGATTACCTCCTTTATGGCATGTCAGATCACAGCATTGTCGAGTTTGCCGATGCCCTAAAAAAGGAGATTGAGCCTTTACATGTAAAAGGGTTATGTTACATTTCCAAAGAGCCAAACGAGGCTTTTTTAGCGCTTCCGAGCCATCAAGAGTGCCTTGATGATAAACTCAAATTTATGGATATGTTTGACATTTTCTACCACAATAATGACCCCATCTCCGCCAAAGGACTCTGTCAAAAAGTCGATTCGCGCTACCTCATCCAAAATCCACCTGCGCTTTACCTCACTACCGAAGAGATGGACGAAGTCAGTGCGCTTCCCTTTATGCGCGATGTGCATCCGTACCACAAAAAAGAGGGTGCGGTGAAAGCGCTTGAAACGATCAAATTTTCCATCTCAACGCACCAAGGCTGCTATGGCGAATGTAGTTTTTGCGCGATCAGCGTGCATCAAGGCAGAACCATTCGAAGTCGAAGTGAAAACTCTATTCTCAATGAGGCGAAACACTTTACGACTTATAAAGATTTTAAAGGCATCATCTCCGATCTTGGAGGACCAACGGCGAATATGTACGGCTATGAATGCCATAAGAAAGTGACCAAAGGCACCTGTGAAGAGAAGAGCTGTATGTTTCCAAAGCTCTGTAAAGCACTTAAACCAACGCACAAAAAACAGCTTGATCTGCTTCGAAAAGTACGCTCCCTTCCAGGCATTAAAAAAGCGTTTGTCGCTTCAGGGATTCGGTATGATCTGATCAGTGAAGATAAAGCCTATGGCTATGAGTATCTTAAAGAGATTGTGGAGCATCATCTCAGTGGGCAGATGAAGATCGCGCCTGAGCACATTGATGATGAGATCTTAGCATTGATGGGAAAACCGGGTAAAGAGTCGTTGGTTGAGTTTAAAGCGCTCTTCGATCGGCTTTCTCGTGAATCGGGCAAAAAACAGTTTCTCACCTACTACCTTATCGCCGCGCATCCAGGCTGTGAGGAGAAGCATATGCACTCTCTCAAACAGTTTGCAAGCAATGTGCTCAAAATCAATCCCGAACAAGCGCAAATCTTTACGCCAACCCCTTCAACGTATGCAACGTTGATGTACTACACAGGGCTTCATCCTGTGACGCGCAAACCGCTTTTTGTCGAAAAAGATATGCAGAAAAAAGAGCGTCAAAAAGAGATTGTTGTCTCCAAAGAGCGTAAATACTACAGTGGATTAGACAGCTGA